Proteins encoded together in one Bacteroides ovatus window:
- a CDS encoding DUF4627 domain-containing protein, with protein MKKVLFAGLLVLAGVSVSAQNLIKNEKFATEVKTKVTNANKATAGEWFIMNNEADGVTTIAWEETGDAKYPNAMKLDNSGAEKTLSWYKAFLGQRITDGLDKGIYVLTFYAKAKEAGTPVSVYIKQTNEEKNDNGKYNTTFFMRRDYDADAQPNASGAQYNFKIKDAGKWTKVVVYYDMGQVVNAISSKKANANLEVSDTDDDAAILKDCYVAILSQNKGGVVEISDVTLKKK; from the coding sequence ATGAAAAAAGTATTATTTGCCGGGCTTTTGGTCCTTGCAGGAGTAAGCGTAAGTGCGCAGAACCTGATAAAAAACGAAAAATTCGCCACTGAAGTAAAGACTAAAGTGACTAATGCCAATAAAGCTACCGCAGGAGAGTGGTTTATCATGAATAATGAAGCTGACGGTGTAACTACTATTGCCTGGGAAGAAACAGGAGATGCCAAATATCCGAATGCAATGAAATTGGATAACTCCGGTGCTGAAAAGACTCTCTCTTGGTATAAAGCTTTCCTGGGACAACGTATTACCGATGGTTTGGACAAAGGTATCTATGTTCTTACTTTCTATGCAAAAGCTAAAGAAGCAGGAACTCCGGTCAGTGTATACATCAAACAGACCAATGAGGAAAAGAATGATAATGGTAAGTACAATACTACTTTCTTCATGCGTAGAGACTATGACGCAGATGCTCAACCAAATGCTTCGGGCGCACAATACAATTTTAAAATTAAAGATGCCGGTAAATGGACTAAAGTAGTGGTTTACTATGATATGGGACAAGTGGTTAATGCAATTAGTAGCAAGAAAGCAAATGCTAACTTGGAAGTATCTGATACAGACGATGATGCTGCCATTCTGAAAGATTGTTATGTGGCTATTCTTTCCCAGAACAAAGGCGGCGTTGTAGAAATCAGCGACGTAACATTGAAAAAGAAATAA